One Pirellulales bacterium genomic window carries:
- a CDS encoding glycosyltransferase family 4 protein: protein MGQRLPGKKLGLLLGTNACWGPNRRVMMNHGNARLVDAVRGQVESARLCVPILPRHDKMSHEMQFREDEVTCLPPLRSTRESQVHFYETVRTLRKFASEVDVLFVRLPFQVPRALLKLGKPKLLHLAGDPEEVLKASNDYRGIWNWLANYYARHSIAVFRKLVREPHTRVASNGKELWDKLGCRDGRIVVSSCLYEREMQPRTDHQLHDPPRLLFVGYLRPEKGVHTLLGAFHRLRSQRPLKLTIVGGSDRITRAEQDIRDSIAASPYVGDIELAGMIDFGPPLFELYREHDVCVLPSLSEGTPRTLVEARAFGCPVVATRVGGIPTSVTDSEDGLLVPPGDDVALAEAIGRMLDDHALRTRLIDEGVRRSHHRTLESFAEEIVSELEALVASAEPRAAQAVGR from the coding sequence ATGGGTCAGCGACTACCTGGAAAAAAGCTCGGCCTGCTCCTGGGCACGAACGCCTGCTGGGGGCCAAACCGCCGCGTGATGATGAATCACGGCAACGCGCGGCTGGTCGATGCCGTGCGCGGACAGGTGGAAAGCGCGCGGCTCTGCGTGCCGATTCTGCCGCGGCACGACAAGATGAGCCACGAGATGCAGTTTCGCGAGGACGAAGTGACCTGCCTGCCGCCGCTGCGCAGCACGCGCGAATCGCAGGTGCACTTTTACGAAACCGTTCGTACCTTGCGCAAGTTCGCCTCCGAAGTCGACGTGCTGTTCGTGCGGCTGCCGTTCCAGGTGCCCCGGGCCCTGCTCAAGCTGGGCAAGCCGAAGCTGCTGCATCTGGCCGGCGACCCGGAAGAAGTGCTCAAGGCCTCGAACGACTACCGCGGCATCTGGAACTGGCTGGCCAACTACTACGCGCGGCATTCGATCGCCGTGTTTCGCAAACTGGTCCGCGAGCCGCACACCCGCGTGGCCTCGAACGGTAAGGAGCTTTGGGACAAGCTCGGCTGCCGCGACGGCCGGATCGTCGTCTCATCGTGCCTGTACGAGCGCGAGATGCAGCCGCGAACCGATCACCAGCTGCACGATCCGCCGCGCCTGTTGTTCGTCGGCTACTTGCGGCCGGAAAAGGGCGTGCACACGCTGCTCGGAGCGTTTCATCGCCTGCGCAGCCAGCGGCCGCTGAAGCTCACCATCGTCGGCGGCAGCGACCGCATCACCCGCGCCGAGCAGGACATTCGCGATTCGATCGCCGCGAGCCCCTACGTGGGCGACATCGAGCTGGCCGGGATGATCGATTTCGGTCCGCCGCTGTTCGAGCTCTATCGCGAACACGACGTCTGCGTGTTGCCGAGCTTGTCGGAAGGAACGCCCCGTACGCTGGTCGAGGCACGGGCCTTTGGCTGCCCTGTGGTCGCCACACGCGTCGGGGGCATCCCGACTTCGGTTACCGACAGCGAAGATGGCTTGCTCGTGCCCCCGGGGGACGATGTCGCGCTGGCCGAGGCGATCGGCCGGATGCTCGACGACCATGCCCTGCGCACACGGTTGATTGACGAGGGCGTCCGGCGTTCGCATCACCGGACTTTGGAAAGCTTTGCCGAGGAAATCGTCAGCGAGCTCGAGGCGCTCGTCGCCAGTGCCGAGCCCCGCGCCGCGCAGGCAGTCGGCCGATGA
- a CDS encoding DegT/DnrJ/EryC1/StrS aminotransferase family protein produces MSTETSRSAEPAPALKVPFFRPSITEAEVEEVVACLRSGWLTTGPRTKQFETMFAEMVRGRHAIALNSCTAALHLAVEALHLQAGQGVLVPTMTFAATAEVVRYLGAVPVLVDCDPVTGNVDFADARRKVEQLRRGELPAALDRDLPIVGFMPVHVGGLMLDLPQMEAFAREQNIWVVEDAAHAFPAAWRNGPDAPWRWCGENTSHVACYSFYANKTITTGEGGMAVTDDDELAERMRIMSLHGLSKDAWGRYSGGGTWDYRIVAPGFKYNLTDVAAALGIQQLHRAESMRVRREELALQMIDALADVEELELPPVVANRIHAWHLFPIRLRLERLRINRHEMMEELRTRGVATSVHWRPLHLHTYYEQTFGWLPEQLPQATAAWQRLISLPLFPEMRPDEVEHVVRVVRDTLRAFRRGA; encoded by the coding sequence GTGTCCACTGAAACGTCTCGATCTGCGGAACCGGCGCCGGCCTTGAAGGTGCCGTTCTTCCGGCCCTCGATCACCGAGGCCGAAGTCGAAGAAGTCGTCGCCTGCCTGCGTTCGGGCTGGCTGACCACGGGTCCGCGGACCAAGCAATTCGAGACGATGTTTGCCGAAATGGTGCGTGGCCGGCATGCCATTGCGCTCAACTCCTGCACGGCGGCCCTGCATCTGGCGGTCGAGGCGCTGCACCTGCAGGCCGGGCAGGGTGTGCTGGTGCCCACGATGACCTTCGCCGCGACGGCCGAGGTCGTACGCTACCTGGGCGCGGTCCCCGTATTGGTCGATTGCGATCCGGTGACCGGCAATGTCGATTTCGCCGATGCACGGCGCAAGGTCGAGCAATTGCGGCGCGGCGAACTGCCCGCGGCGCTCGATCGCGACCTGCCGATCGTCGGCTTCATGCCGGTACACGTCGGCGGCCTGATGCTCGATCTGCCGCAAATGGAAGCCTTCGCCCGCGAGCAGAACATCTGGGTCGTCGAAGACGCGGCCCACGCGTTCCCGGCCGCCTGGCGGAACGGCCCGGACGCCCCGTGGCGGTGGTGCGGCGAAAACACGTCGCACGTGGCGTGCTATTCGTTCTATGCCAACAAGACAATCACCACCGGCGAAGGCGGGATGGCCGTCACCGACGACGACGAGCTGGCCGAGCGGATGCGCATCATGTCGCTGCACGGCCTGTCGAAAGACGCCTGGGGACGCTACTCGGGCGGCGGCACTTGGGACTACCGCATCGTCGCCCCGGGCTTCAAATACAACCTGACCGACGTCGCCGCGGCCCTGGGCATTCAACAGCTCCACCGGGCCGAGTCGATGCGCGTGCGCCGCGAAGAGCTGGCGCTGCAGATGATCGACGCGCTGGCCGACGTCGAAGAGCTGGAGCTGCCTCCGGTGGTGGCCAACCGAATCCATGCCTGGCACTTGTTTCCGATCCGGCTCCGGCTGGAACGCTTGCGGATCAATCGCCACGAGATGATGGAAGAACTGCGCACGCGCGGCGTTGCGACAAGCGTCCACTGGCGGCCACTGCATCTGCACACCTACTACGAGCAGACCTTCGGCTGGCTGCCCGAGCAGTTGCCGCAGGCCACCGCGGCCTGGCAGCGGTTGATCAGTTTGCCGTTGTTCCCCGAGATGCGGCCCGACGAGGTCGAGCACGTGGTCCGTGTCGTGCGCGATACGTTGCGGGCGTTTCGCCGCGGCGCATAA
- the wecB gene encoding UDP-N-acetylglucosamine 2-epimerase (non-hydrolyzing) translates to MTDSIACVVGARPNFVKIGPVLAGLRAVMPEMRPVLVHTGQHYDKQMSDLFFTELGLPQPDVSLKVGSGTHGQQTARILERYEAWLTEVQPRPWATLVVGDVNSTIACALASSKLGIPVIHVEAGLRSFDRRMPEEINRVVTDVLSDLLLASEPAGVENLRREGRPETAIRLVGNVMIDVLLAQVEAARRLGEPQRLGLTPRQYGLVTLHRPSNVDDPAHLGRLCGALARIAKELPIAFPVHPRTRARIEAAGLLSDLLASQGLVLTEPLGYREFLSLSSQAALVVTDSGGLQEETTALGIPCLTMRDTTDRPVTVTEGTSTLLGHDVDRLEILVKQVIAGTYKQGRCPELWDGKAGPRIAQSIAEFYARVH, encoded by the coding sequence ATGACCGACTCGATTGCCTGTGTTGTCGGTGCCCGGCCGAACTTTGTGAAGATCGGACCGGTGCTCGCTGGCTTGCGCGCCGTGATGCCCGAGATGCGCCCCGTGCTCGTCCACACGGGCCAGCATTACGACAAGCAGATGAGCGACTTGTTCTTCACCGAGCTGGGGCTGCCCCAGCCCGACGTGTCGCTCAAGGTCGGCTCCGGTACGCACGGACAGCAAACGGCCAGGATCCTCGAGCGTTACGAGGCGTGGCTGACCGAAGTGCAGCCGCGACCCTGGGCCACCTTGGTCGTTGGCGACGTGAACTCGACCATCGCCTGTGCCCTGGCCTCGTCGAAGCTGGGGATTCCGGTGATTCACGTCGAGGCCGGTCTGCGCAGCTTCGATCGCCGGATGCCGGAAGAAATCAACCGTGTGGTGACCGACGTGCTGAGCGATTTGCTCCTGGCGAGCGAACCTGCCGGGGTCGAAAACCTGCGGCGCGAAGGTCGCCCCGAAACGGCCATTCGCCTCGTGGGCAACGTCATGATCGATGTGCTGCTGGCCCAGGTCGAGGCGGCCCGGCGGCTGGGCGAGCCGCAACGGCTGGGCCTAACACCGCGACAATATGGGCTGGTTACCCTGCACCGCCCGTCGAATGTCGATGATCCTGCCCATCTCGGCCGCTTGTGCGGGGCGCTGGCTCGGATTGCCAAGGAGTTACCCATCGCATTTCCCGTGCACCCGCGCACGCGGGCTCGGATCGAGGCTGCAGGCTTGCTTTCCGATCTGCTGGCCAGCCAAGGGCTCGTGTTGACCGAGCCACTGGGCTATCGCGAGTTCCTCAGTCTGTCGTCGCAGGCCGCGCTGGTGGTGACCGACTCGGGTGGCCTCCAGGAGGAAACCACCGCCTTGGGAATACCTTGCCTGACGATGCGGGATACGACCGATCGCCCCGTGACGGTGACCGAAGGCACCAGCACGCTCTTGGGGCACGACGTCGACCGGCTGGAAATCCTGGTAAAACAAGTCATTGCAGGCACTTATAAGCAAGGTCGCTGCCCGGAGTTGTGGGACGGCAAGGCCGGCCCGCGCATCGCTCAATCCATCGCGGAGTTCTATGCCCGTGTCCACTGA
- a CDS encoding class I SAM-dependent methyltransferase: MTLDERQRILDEFERRERDLGDFYSLHKAGNLFVRHGQERALQWAVNAAGCVPLEDKRILEVGCGRGQWFVSFECLGATRENLSGIELDAIRGGAAARRFGGADIRIGDAAAMPWPNGTFDIVFQSTVFTSILDPELRRRVAAEMLRVLRPQGTIVWYDFRYNPGNSQVVGLGRQAIKELFPGCKSRFRRATLAPPVARWLAGYSVLLATLVESLQFLNSHLIGYMQPAAR; the protein is encoded by the coding sequence ATGACGCTCGACGAACGCCAGCGTATTCTGGATGAGTTCGAGCGGCGCGAGCGCGACTTGGGCGACTTCTATTCGCTGCACAAGGCGGGCAACTTGTTCGTCCGTCACGGTCAAGAGCGGGCCCTCCAGTGGGCCGTGAATGCCGCCGGGTGCGTGCCCTTGGAAGATAAGCGGATCCTCGAAGTCGGCTGTGGCCGCGGTCAATGGTTCGTCTCGTTCGAGTGCCTGGGCGCCACGCGGGAAAACCTGTCGGGGATCGAACTCGACGCGATTCGTGGCGGGGCCGCCGCCCGACGCTTCGGTGGCGCCGATATCCGCATCGGCGATGCCGCGGCCATGCCCTGGCCCAACGGTACTTTCGACATCGTGTTCCAGAGCACGGTATTCACGTCGATACTCGACCCCGAACTGCGCCGCCGCGTCGCCGCCGAGATGCTGCGCGTGCTGCGGCCGCAAGGAACCATTGTCTGGTACGACTTCCGCTACAACCCGGGCAACTCCCAGGTCGTCGGCCTGGGCCGGCAGGCTATCAAGGAGCTGTTTCCCGGCTGCAAGTCGCGGTTCCGCCGTGCTACGCTGGCACCTCCCGTCGCCCGCTGGCTGGCCGGATATTCTGTACTCCTGGCCACGCTGGTTGAATCCTTGCAATTCTTGAACAGTCACCTGATCGGCTACATGCAGCCCGCAGCGCGATGA
- a CDS encoding glycosyltransferase family 4 protein, translating to MPRLCLLTQYFPPEMGAPQARLSELGERLIDLGWEVEALTALPNYPTGKIFPGYSAWQTKVEMVGRIRTARVPLFPARRGFLARLMSYFSFVASAAWMGPSLVTKPDVLLAESPPLFIGYTARWLCWRWGAKFVFNVSDLYPETAVRIGMMKRGLAIRMAERLEDALYRRADGVTGQSEEIIGEVLKHAPEKPTAVITNGVDLARFGRDKSDAASRELLGPEPGPVFVYAGLMGWAQGLHQILNLADALPADVPGRFVLVGDGPARDGLQSRLKNRPNPRVRLLPALPYDRIPPLLATADAAVICLGMRIPGAVPSKIYEAMASSLPILLIAEGESARRVEAAGAGLTVEPENTAAAVAAYRRLAEDAQLREQLGTHGREAAATTYDRRQIAQRFDRFLRNLLEQRAQ from the coding sequence GTGCCGCGCCTTTGCCTGCTGACCCAGTATTTCCCGCCCGAGATGGGTGCCCCGCAGGCCCGACTGTCGGAGTTGGGCGAGCGGCTGATCGACCTCGGCTGGGAGGTCGAGGCCCTGACAGCGCTGCCCAATTACCCGACGGGCAAGATCTTCCCCGGCTACTCGGCTTGGCAGACGAAGGTCGAAATGGTCGGCCGCATCCGTACGGCACGGGTGCCGTTGTTCCCGGCCCGGCGCGGTTTCTTGGCCCGGCTGATGTCGTATTTTTCCTTCGTCGCGTCCGCCGCGTGGATGGGTCCGAGCCTGGTCACGAAGCCCGACGTGCTGCTGGCCGAATCCCCCCCTTTGTTCATTGGGTACACGGCCCGTTGGCTCTGCTGGCGCTGGGGCGCAAAGTTTGTGTTCAACGTCAGCGATCTGTATCCCGAGACGGCCGTGCGGATTGGGATGATGAAACGCGGCCTGGCGATTCGCATGGCCGAGCGCCTCGAGGACGCGCTCTATCGTCGGGCCGATGGTGTGACGGGCCAGTCCGAGGAGATTATCGGCGAGGTGCTCAAACATGCGCCCGAGAAGCCGACCGCCGTAATCACCAACGGCGTCGATCTGGCCCGTTTCGGGCGTGACAAGTCTGACGCGGCCTCGCGCGAGCTGCTGGGACCCGAACCGGGCCCAGTGTTTGTCTACGCGGGCCTGATGGGCTGGGCACAGGGGCTGCACCAGATCCTCAATCTGGCCGATGCCTTGCCGGCCGACGTGCCCGGCAGATTTGTGCTCGTTGGCGATGGCCCTGCCCGCGACGGCTTGCAGTCGCGCTTAAAGAACCGTCCGAATCCGCGCGTGCGCCTGCTGCCGGCCTTGCCCTACGATCGCATTCCGCCGCTGCTGGCCACCGCCGATGCTGCCGTGATCTGCTTGGGCATGCGCATTCCCGGGGCCGTGCCAAGCAAGATCTACGAGGCGATGGCTTCTTCGCTGCCCATCTTGCTGATTGCCGAAGGCGAATCGGCCCGCCGCGTCGAAGCGGCCGGCGCAGGCCTGACGGTCGAGCCCGAGAACACGGCCGCGGCGGTCGCCGCGTATCGCCGCCTGGCCGAAGACGCGCAGCTTCGCGAACAGCTCGGCACCCATGGCCGCGAGGCGGCCGCCACGACGTACGACCGCCGCCAGATTGCCCAGCGGTTCGATCGGTTTTTGCGCAACCTGCTGGAACAGCGCGCCCAATGA
- a CDS encoding DUF362 domain-containing protein, producing MDTATSHPAGIAGGDAGASRVALVRAARPEYPRAPFHPPAAYAELSGTGLTAQLDPDNAVYAAVREAFALVGLDAAHQGTPEWNPLGDLVRPGQRVLIKPNWVSHKHELNDSWEQIITHGAVLRPVLDYVQRALGGQGTIWLADGPMLNSDFDAICRKTGIAEVCRLHAAAPGLCAVELCDLRSVLFVTRDDVVVERRTLPGDPRGSTVVNLGRQSELFGFAGEGRYYGADYDTAEVNRHHRGECQEYQISGTAMQADVIIDVPKLKTHHKVGMTLALKGVVGLNCGRNWLPHRTQGTPLTGGDQFAESSWRQRFEARVVRGFEQASLRFPRTAPQVYRLAKRLGRLLLGRSHETIRGGGWHGNDTLWRMVLDINRALTYADAAGRLHDRPTKRRFTVIDGIVAGEGLGPVFADPRPCGVILAGSCAALVDVAATELVGFDHRQVPMLAAALRPHPLPLAPVPADVMRLVSNVPSWAGSLEQLRQADPWQFAEPLGWVDFLQRSRTRQPA from the coding sequence GTGGACACAGCGACTTCGCACCCGGCCGGGATCGCGGGCGGCGACGCCGGTGCCAGCCGTGTCGCACTGGTCCGCGCCGCACGGCCTGAATATCCCCGCGCCCCGTTTCATCCGCCGGCTGCCTACGCCGAGCTGAGCGGCACCGGACTGACGGCCCAGCTCGATCCGGACAACGCCGTCTACGCCGCCGTGCGCGAGGCTTTCGCGCTCGTTGGCCTCGATGCGGCCCATCAAGGCACACCCGAGTGGAACCCTTTGGGCGATCTAGTTCGCCCGGGACAGCGCGTGCTGATCAAGCCGAACTGGGTCAGCCACAAGCACGAGTTGAACGACTCGTGGGAACAGATCATCACCCACGGCGCCGTGCTGCGGCCGGTGCTCGACTATGTGCAGCGCGCCTTGGGCGGTCAGGGGACGATCTGGCTGGCCGACGGCCCGATGCTCAACTCCGACTTCGACGCGATCTGCCGGAAGACGGGCATCGCCGAAGTCTGCCGCTTGCATGCCGCCGCGCCCGGGCTGTGCGCCGTCGAGTTGTGCGACTTGCGCAGCGTGTTGTTTGTGACTCGCGACGATGTCGTCGTCGAGCGCCGGACACTGCCGGGCGATCCGCGGGGCAGCACCGTGGTCAATCTCGGCCGTCAGAGCGAACTGTTCGGGTTCGCCGGCGAAGGCCGCTATTACGGCGCCGACTACGACACGGCCGAAGTCAACCGCCACCATCGCGGCGAATGCCAGGAATACCAGATCAGCGGCACGGCGATGCAGGCCGACGTGATCATCGACGTGCCCAAGCTCAAGACGCATCACAAGGTCGGCATGACGCTGGCGCTCAAGGGAGTGGTCGGGCTCAACTGCGGCCGGAACTGGCTGCCCCATCGCACCCAGGGTACGCCGCTAACGGGAGGCGATCAGTTCGCCGAATCGTCGTGGCGGCAGCGATTCGAGGCGCGCGTCGTGCGCGGGTTCGAACAAGCATCGCTCCGCTTTCCGCGCACGGCCCCTCAGGTTTATCGGCTGGCCAAGCGGCTCGGGCGGCTGTTGCTGGGCCGTAGCCATGAAACGATCCGCGGCGGTGGCTGGCACGGCAACGACACCTTGTGGCGGATGGTGCTCGATATCAACCGCGCGCTGACCTACGCCGATGCGGCCGGGCGCCTGCACGACCGACCAACCAAGCGCCGGTTCACGGTGATCGACGGCATCGTCGCCGGCGAAGGCCTGGGCCCCGTCTTTGCCGACCCGCGGCCATGCGGCGTCATCCTGGCCGGGAGCTGCGCGGCGCTGGTCGATGTGGCCGCGACCGAGTTGGTCGGCTTCGACCATCGCCAAGTGCCCATGCTGGCCGCGGCGTTGCGGCCGCACCCGTTGCCGCTGGCGCCGGTCCCCGCCGACGTGATGCGACTGGTGAGCAACGTCCCTTCGTGGGCTGGCTCGCTCGAGCAGTTGCGCCAGGCCGACCCTTGGCAATTTGCCGAGCCGCTCGGATGGGTCGATTTCCTGCAGCGATCGCGGACAAGGCAGCCGGCGTGA